In a genomic window of Sinorhizobium meliloti:
- a CDS encoding BA14K family protein — MKRIGAVLAAAAMALSAVSAQAVPLSPISVGTSASQPVELVHHKPGHYGGPPHKRGYNDYRYNGSRYNAGPRYGYYNGYEGYRYRRDGYRRHSDGWWYPLAAFGTGVIIGGAIASPPRRVYSSAPSAHVEWCYDRYRSYRVYDNSFQPYYGPRQECVSPYY, encoded by the coding sequence ATGAAAAGAATAGGTGCAGTACTCGCAGCCGCCGCTATGGCACTGTCGGCGGTGTCGGCGCAGGCCGTACCTTTGTCTCCCATTTCGGTGGGTACGTCAGCTTCCCAGCCAGTCGAACTGGTCCACCACAAACCAGGACATTACGGTGGGCCGCCGCACAAGCGTGGCTACAACGACTACCGCTACAACGGGAGCCGCTACAATGCGGGCCCACGGTACGGCTACTACAATGGCTACGAGGGATACCGCTACCGTCGCGACGGGTACCGTCGGCACAGTGACGGGTGGTGGTATCCTCTGGCCGCATTCGGGACCGGAGTAATAATCGGTGGCGCGATCGCGTCGCCACCTCGCAGGGTTTATTCCAGCGCCCCGTCGGCACATGTCGAATGGTGCTATGATCGCTATCGCTCGTACCGGGTCTACGACAACTCTTTCCAGCCCTATTACGGGCCACGCCAGGAATGTGTGTCGCCATACTACTGA
- a CDS encoding DUF924 family protein, giving the protein MSDFIGYIEALALRSLQRAEAQFRAPALVDPGFNTRLRQALAGEDEAAAVISFWREAGPARWFAKEAEFDRAFCERFLAAHEAAARGALLNWTTSPEKTLALLLLLDQFPRNAFRGTARMYQTDSLALGIARAAVNAGYDLRGPADLQLFFYLPFGHSEDLVDQERSVELAGRLGEPSLSHAKGHRDIIHRFGRFPHRNGILARTMKEEEQRFLDEGGFAG; this is encoded by the coding sequence TTGAGCGATTTCATCGGGTACATTGAAGCCCTGGCGCTGCGCAGCTTGCAGCGCGCAGAGGCGCAATTCCGCGCGCCGGCGCTTGTCGATCCGGGATTCAACACACGGCTGCGCCAGGCGCTTGCCGGGGAGGATGAGGCGGCGGCCGTCATCTCCTTCTGGCGGGAGGCGGGACCTGCGCGATGGTTTGCCAAGGAGGCCGAATTCGACCGCGCCTTTTGCGAGCGCTTCCTCGCTGCCCATGAGGCTGCGGCACGCGGTGCGCTTCTGAACTGGACAACTTCGCCAGAGAAAACGCTGGCGCTCCTTCTTCTCCTCGACCAGTTCCCGCGCAACGCCTTTCGCGGCACGGCTCGCATGTATCAGACCGACTCTCTGGCGCTCGGCATCGCACGCGCCGCGGTGAACGCAGGTTATGATCTCAGAGGGCCGGCCGACCTGCAGCTCTTCTTCTATCTTCCCTTTGGCCATTCGGAGGACCTCGTTGACCAGGAGCGATCGGTCGAGCTTGCCGGACGCCTCGGCGAACCGAGTCTTTCCCACGCCAAGGGTCACCGCGACATCATCCACCGCTTCGGCCGCTTTCCGCACCGGAACGGGATCCTAGCGCGGACGATGAAGGAGGAGGAGCAGCGATTTCTAGATGAGGGTGGCTTTGCGGGGTGA
- a CDS encoding LysR family transcriptional regulator: MLNEIDLSRADLNLLVLFETVIEERNVGRAAERLNLSASAVSHGLGRLRRLLNDPLFLKTPKGVVPTERARELAAPIGDILARVRSVISTAEPFEPARSRRRFTIGTADGFSVFLPPLLDEIARKAPSIDLVVRHMQMETAFSDLDGRLIDVAIAPFYELPARFAAQRLYEEEFVVAARSGHPFSKKPTLENYCRMQHLLVAPRGDPSGVVDELLASRGLSRRVALAVPNFLLALDLLTRTELVCVLPRRFVEMHAERFAVGTAKLPLDLGASSIQAVVPKSALMDAGLVWLLDVLGSDQQ; encoded by the coding sequence ATGCTGAATGAGATTGATCTCTCGCGCGCGGACCTCAACCTGCTGGTGCTCTTCGAGACGGTGATTGAGGAGCGGAATGTCGGCCGCGCCGCTGAAAGGCTGAACCTTTCCGCTTCCGCCGTCAGCCACGGTCTCGGCCGCTTGCGGCGGCTGCTCAACGATCCGCTGTTCCTGAAGACCCCGAAGGGCGTGGTACCGACCGAGCGCGCCAGGGAACTGGCGGCGCCGATCGGCGATATTCTCGCGCGGGTGCGAAGCGTCATCTCCACCGCTGAACCTTTCGAGCCGGCGCGCTCACGCCGCCGCTTCACAATCGGCACGGCCGATGGCTTCTCGGTGTTCCTGCCGCCGCTGCTTGACGAAATCGCCCGCAAGGCGCCAAGCATTGATCTCGTCGTGCGGCACATGCAGATGGAGACGGCGTTTTCCGATCTCGACGGGCGGTTGATCGATGTAGCGATCGCGCCTTTCTACGAACTGCCCGCCCGCTTCGCCGCGCAAAGGCTTTACGAGGAGGAGTTCGTGGTCGCGGCGCGGAGCGGCCATCCCTTTTCGAAGAAACCTACGCTCGAAAACTATTGCCGCATGCAGCACCTGCTCGTCGCACCGCGAGGCGATCCCTCGGGCGTCGTTGACGAACTGCTCGCAAGCCGCGGCCTTTCCCGCCGTGTGGCCCTGGCCGTCCCGAACTTCCTGCTGGCACTCGACCTCCTCACGAGGACTGAGCTCGTCTGCGTCCTGCCCAGGCGCTTCGTCGAGATGCATGCGGAGCGCTTTGCCGTCGGCACCGCAAAGCTGCCGCTGGATCTTGGCGCGTCAAGCATCCAGGCGGTCGTGCCGAAGTCGGCGCTCATG
- a CDS encoding PBP1A family penicillin-binding protein: protein MSTAATVNARAAASSFTMKIQGSDTPTLSSLVRNLGRSLANPPAKARRAIRRFGKIVGKTRQRAWQSDSRWKSTVRLTTVGCILLAATVLVWALKDIPWSEIRDGTLKPVVVLETAAGGPLVRQGPFQGPYAEFSQFPPQLIDAVLSVEDRRFMDHFGIDVRGIARALIRNFDAGSVVEGGSTITQQLIKLQYLDSNRTIKRKIQEFVISLWLEWKLGKQEILTRYLNSAYLGAGATGMPAAARIYFNKDIGALNLSESALLAGLLRAPSQWNPIDNFEGARQRTSVVLDAMVANGKITAPRAAQLKAGFATLHPTTPTPRSGSWFADWISPKAGEIAGASPGSTTVRTTLDPRLQRIAEKVTRNALDTEGKVVGASQVALVAMTSDGAVVAMVGGRDYKKSQFNRAVTAKRQPGSTFKLFVYYAALKAGLSPSDQVLDAPVDVHGWSPENSSGRYRGWVTLAEAFARSLNAPTVALAQEVGLENVIAAARELGIDAPLSDTPSLALGTSEVSLLDLTSAYASVHLGKAPVEPWGIVEFRAAGQAKAFRVGSHSPPSVDLSAYRPDLLALLQLVVQRGTGREANRGVFAAGKTGTSQNNRDAWFVGFTEPLVAGVWVGNDDDTPMKGVTGGALPAHIWRDFMREAMTSPATGTQEDEATSPHSCNITACSRSYRSFRPSDCSYQPYFGGRRLCEK, encoded by the coding sequence ATGTCCACTGCTGCAACCGTCAATGCTCGCGCGGCAGCTTCCTCCTTTACGATGAAGATCCAGGGTTCGGACACGCCAACTCTTTCGTCCCTGGTTCGGAATCTCGGCCGGTCGCTCGCCAACCCTCCCGCAAAGGCAAGACGAGCTATCCGCCGGTTCGGAAAAATTGTTGGAAAGACAAGGCAGCGGGCGTGGCAAAGCGACAGCCGGTGGAAATCGACCGTTCGGCTGACCACCGTTGGCTGTATTTTGCTTGCCGCAACCGTCCTGGTGTGGGCGCTGAAGGACATTCCCTGGAGCGAAATTCGGGACGGGACGCTAAAGCCTGTCGTAGTGTTGGAGACCGCGGCCGGTGGGCCGCTAGTCAGACAAGGCCCCTTTCAAGGGCCTTATGCGGAGTTTAGCCAATTCCCTCCACAGCTGATCGATGCGGTGCTGTCCGTTGAGGACCGGCGGTTCATGGACCACTTCGGGATCGATGTCAGAGGCATCGCAAGAGCGCTCATTCGAAACTTCGACGCCGGGTCGGTGGTAGAGGGTGGCAGCACGATCACCCAGCAGCTCATCAAGCTGCAGTACCTCGACAGCAATCGCACGATAAAGCGAAAGATCCAGGAGTTCGTGATCTCCTTGTGGCTGGAGTGGAAGCTGGGCAAGCAGGAAATTCTGACACGGTATCTCAACAGCGCCTATCTTGGCGCCGGCGCGACGGGCATGCCGGCGGCCGCACGTATCTATTTCAACAAGGACATTGGTGCACTCAACCTTTCGGAATCGGCCCTGCTGGCGGGATTGTTGCGGGCGCCGAGCCAGTGGAACCCGATCGATAATTTTGAAGGTGCCCGACAGCGCACGTCGGTCGTCCTCGATGCCATGGTGGCTAATGGCAAGATCACAGCGCCCCGGGCCGCGCAGCTCAAGGCGGGCTTTGCCACGCTCCACCCGACGACGCCGACACCACGCTCCGGGAGCTGGTTCGCGGACTGGATTTCCCCGAAGGCGGGCGAAATCGCCGGCGCGTCGCCGGGCTCGACGACGGTCCGCACGACGCTAGACCCACGGCTACAAAGGATTGCCGAAAAGGTCACTAGGAACGCCCTAGACACCGAGGGAAAAGTCGTCGGAGCATCCCAGGTGGCATTGGTCGCGATGACGTCGGATGGGGCGGTTGTCGCCATGGTCGGCGGTCGCGACTATAAAAAGAGCCAATTCAACCGCGCAGTCACCGCGAAGCGGCAGCCGGGCTCTACCTTCAAACTGTTCGTTTACTATGCGGCCCTTAAAGCCGGGCTCTCCCCATCTGATCAGGTCCTGGACGCGCCGGTCGACGTCCACGGCTGGTCGCCGGAGAATTCCAGCGGTCGTTATCGCGGCTGGGTCACGCTCGCGGAGGCCTTCGCCCGGTCGCTGAATGCGCCGACCGTAGCTCTCGCCCAAGAGGTCGGCCTCGAAAATGTGATCGCCGCTGCGCGCGAACTCGGAATCGACGCACCGCTTTCCGACACCCCATCCTTGGCCCTCGGTACTTCCGAGGTCAGCTTGCTTGACCTGACAAGCGCCTACGCGTCTGTGCATTTGGGCAAGGCGCCCGTCGAGCCTTGGGGGATCGTTGAATTTCGGGCGGCTGGTCAAGCAAAGGCATTTCGGGTCGGCTCGCACTCCCCCCCGAGCGTTGATCTTTCCGCCTATCGGCCAGACCTCCTTGCCCTTCTGCAGCTGGTGGTCCAACGTGGAACGGGGCGCGAGGCCAACCGCGGCGTCTTCGCGGCCGGCAAGACCGGTACCAGCCAAAACAATCGCGACGCCTGGTTCGTTGGCTTTACGGAGCCACTCGTTGCAGGGGTCTGGGTCGGCAATGACGATGACACGCCGATGAAGGGCGTCACTGGTGGCGCTTTGCCAGCGCATATCTGGCGGGATTTCATGCGGGAAGCGATGACGTCACCTGCGACAGGAACGCAGGAGGACGAGGCAACCTCACCTCATAGTTGCAACATCACAGCTTGCTCCCGCAGCTATCGTTCCTTCCGGCCATCCGACTGCAGCTATCAGCCTTATTTTGGAGGACGGCGGCTGTGCGAAAAATGA
- a CDS encoding Atu4866 domain-containing protein, which produces MRYELLPGGRYNEAAESAKASIGGAMKSRQLRRLWDDTGFTADGEFIDGVHHGGMILYPGSDLHLPPQGRSSQSVPHPAKPPSSRNRCSSSFIVRARIPFRCGKRPKRWMMSR; this is translated from the coding sequence ATGCGGTATGAGCTGCTGCCGGGTGGTCGCTACAACGAAGCGGCGGAAAGCGCGAAAGCGTCTATCGGGGGCGCTATGAAATCGCGGCAATTACGTCGACTCTGGGACGACACGGGCTTCACGGCCGACGGGGAATTCATCGACGGCGTCCATCACGGTGGCATGATCCTTTACCCCGGAAGTGACCTCCATCTGCCACCGCAGGGACGTTCCTCGCAGAGCGTCCCTCACCCCGCAAAGCCACCCTCATCTAGAAATCGCTGCTCCTCCTCCTTCATCGTCCGCGCTAGGATCCCGTTCCGGTGCGGAAAGCGGCCGAAGCGGTGGATGATGTCGCGGTGA
- a CDS encoding DUF1326 domain-containing protein — translation MTDWELHGMEFGNCNCSYGCPCQFNGLPTHGHCQAIGFFTIAGGSFGAAKLDGLNMAIAVAWPGAVHEGRGVMQPIIDERADAAQRRALLSILTGEETDPMATFWAVYTAMCETVRDPIYTTISIDVDMKARRAKCKAEGVAIGRGEPILNPVTGYEHRVGILLPNGFEYERNEVGRGWSSSFAGVPLNLEDSYAHWCELHFNQHGRIQ, via the coding sequence ATGACTGATTGGGAACTCCACGGAATGGAATTCGGAAATTGCAACTGTTCCTACGGATGCCCGTGCCAGTTCAATGGCTTACCGACCCATGGCCATTGCCAGGCCATCGGTTTCTTCACGATCGCTGGGGGTAGTTTCGGCGCGGCGAAGCTCGACGGATTGAACATGGCCATCGCCGTTGCTTGGCCAGGTGCGGTTCACGAGGGCCGCGGCGTCATGCAGCCGATCATCGACGAACGCGCGGACGCCGCTCAGCGCCGCGCACTCCTCAGTATTCTGACCGGCGAGGAAACCGATCCGATGGCAACGTTCTGGGCGGTCTACACTGCGATGTGCGAAACCGTCCGTGATCCAATCTATACGACGATCAGCATCGATGTCGACATGAAGGCACGTCGCGCGAAGTGCAAAGCCGAGGGCGTCGCCATTGGCCGTGGCGAGCCTATCCTGAACCCAGTAACGGGCTACGAGCATCGCGTTGGTATCCTCCTTCCGAACGGCTTCGAATACGAACGGAACGAAGTCGGTCGCGGATGGTCATCGTCATTCGCGGGTGTGCCGTTGAACTTGGAAGACAGTTACGCTCACTGGTGCGAGCTGCATTTTAATCAGCATGGGCGTATTCAATAG
- a CDS encoding response regulator transcription factor → MSVIMPIRVVLIDNHPLVLDGLRAVLETFSHIEVVGTAGLALTGLEVAIQTNPAVVLMDINMPKLSGIEAIELFKAKLPDCRIVMLSMHDSREYISASVLHGASGYVLKDVSTDEIVTAIETVAAGRTYFSTGVSEVLLDRRPSEPANPLTTREHDVLMLLASGKSNRAIAQSLALSEATVETHRKNIKKKLGISSTAGLIRYAIDSGFSLADG, encoded by the coding sequence ATGAGTGTGATCATGCCGATCAGGGTCGTCCTCATCGACAATCACCCGCTGGTTCTCGACGGCCTTCGCGCCGTGCTGGAGACGTTTTCGCATATCGAGGTGGTCGGCACGGCGGGCCTGGCGCTGACCGGCTTGGAAGTCGCGATTCAGACCAACCCAGCGGTGGTGCTGATGGACATCAACATGCCGAAGCTCAGCGGAATCGAGGCAATCGAGCTGTTCAAGGCAAAGTTGCCCGACTGTCGCATCGTGATGCTGTCCATGCATGACAGCCGAGAATACATCTCGGCATCTGTCCTGCATGGCGCGTCCGGTTATGTCCTCAAGGATGTTTCGACTGACGAGATCGTCACGGCGATAGAGACCGTTGCTGCGGGGCGGACCTATTTCTCCACCGGCGTCTCCGAAGTTCTTCTCGATCGCCGGCCGAGCGAGCCGGCAAATCCGCTGACCACCCGCGAGCACGACGTGCTGATGCTGCTGGCATCCGGCAAGAGCAACCGCGCCATTGCCCAGTCGCTAGCCCTTTCCGAGGCGACGGTGGAAACACATCGCAAGAACATCAAGAAGAAGCTTGGAATTTCCAGTACCGCTGGCCTTATTCGCTACGCGATCGACAGTGGTTTTAGCCTTGCGGACGGCTGA
- a CDS encoding ISNCY family transposase: protein MRQERTVQASIFDLFAEHEIGRELKAMSEWLDEHGDLLGLVARDLRRHGLRQTGREGLPAEAVLRCALLKQHRQLSYQELAFHLEDSASFRAFARLPWGWNPKKSVLHKTISAIRAQTFEEINGVLLASARQEKLESGKVVRVDSTVTAALIHEPSDSSLLWDAVRVTVRLLQQAEALGSAIPWHDHRRAAKKRARAIEYIRGRPKRIKHYRELLKITRTTLSYLQQASEQLPLTAGPAGELWQAQLRHYRPLIERIIAQTERRVLAGEPVPAGEKLVSLFEPHANIIVKGSRDVDYGHKLNLTTGRSGLILDLVIEAGNPTDSERLLPMLERHIAFYGEPPRQAAADGGYASRENLSGAKARGIRDMAFHKKRGLSIEDMVSSRRIYRKLRNFRAGIEAGISCLKRAYGLGRCTWRGLDHFKAYVWSSVVAYNLALFARLRPT, encoded by the coding sequence ATGCGCCAAGAACGCACCGTCCAAGCCAGCATATTTGATCTTTTCGCCGAACACGAGATCGGTCGTGAACTGAAGGCGATGTCGGAATGGCTGGATGAGCATGGCGATTTGCTCGGGCTGGTGGCGCGGGACCTGCGCCGGCATGGTCTCAGACAGACTGGCCGCGAGGGGCTACCAGCCGAGGCTGTGCTGCGCTGCGCGCTGCTCAAGCAGCATCGCCAGTTGAGTTACCAGGAACTGGCCTTCCACCTCGAAGACTCCGCCTCGTTCCGGGCGTTTGCCCGGCTGCCGTGGGGCTGGAACCCGAAGAAGTCGGTTTTGCACAAGACGATCAGCGCGATCCGGGCGCAAACCTTTGAAGAGATCAACGGGGTGCTGCTGGCGAGCGCCCGGCAGGAGAAGCTGGAAAGTGGCAAGGTCGTGCGCGTGGACAGCACCGTTACCGCCGCACTGATCCATGAACCGAGCGACAGCAGCCTGTTATGGGACGCTGTCCGGGTGACGGTGCGGCTGTTGCAGCAGGCCGAGGCACTGGGTAGCGCCATTCCATGGCACGACCATCGCCGCGCGGCAAAGAAGCGGGCCCGGGCGATCGAATATATCCGCGGCCGCCCTAAACGGATCAAGCACTACCGCGAACTGCTCAAGATCACGCGCACGACCTTGAGTTATCTGCAGCAGGCCAGTGAACAGTTGCCGCTGACGGCGGGCCCGGCCGGCGAACTGTGGCAGGCCCAACTCCGCCACTACCGGCCGCTGATCGAGCGGATCATCGCCCAGACCGAACGGCGGGTCCTGGCCGGGGAGCCGGTTCCGGCCGGCGAGAAGCTGGTGAGCCTGTTCGAGCCGCATGCCAACATCATCGTCAAGGGCAGCCGCGACGTCGACTACGGCCACAAACTCAATCTGACCACCGGCAGAAGCGGACTGATCCTCGACCTCGTCATCGAAGCCGGCAACCCGACCGACAGCGAGCGCTTGCTGCCGATGCTGGAACGCCACATCGCCTTTTACGGCGAGCCGCCGCGTCAGGCGGCGGCCGACGGCGGCTATGCCAGCCGCGAAAATCTGAGCGGAGCCAAAGCTCGCGGCATCCGCGACATGGCCTTCCACAAGAAGCGCGGCCTCAGCATCGAAGACATGGTCAGCAGCCGGCGGATCTATCGCAAGCTGCGCAACTTCCGCGCCGGCATCGAGGCCGGCATCTCTTGCCTGAAACGCGCTTATGGCTTGGGGCGCTGCACCTGGCGTGGGCTCGACCACTTCAAGGCTTATGTCTGGTCCTCGGTGGTCGCTTACAATCTCGCCCTCTTCGCCCGCCTCAGGCCGACCTGA
- a CDS encoding cache domain-containing protein, with product MNLRHQIVALAVVPLVIAILTITIFITWQATSLAQSSIDTFERNMLKAKETELLNLTNLARSAIEEVYASADANDEAAKDRVRSILTLLDYGKDGYFFVYDYDGNNVVHPRQIFRPGHNWLDLTDPDGNQVIANLIQKAKEGGGLYQYKWEKPSSGTMADKLSFAMGLDKWQWMLGTGVYLDDVFAQTAAAKADLRETIGHTFLVVALIAVPAVMVVFATCMLVTLRERRMADNKLKALTQRIIDTQEEERARLARELHDGISQNLVGVRYAIDLAGRKVRNHADDASCAIDKGVEALNLAIKEVRRLSHDLRPPALDDLGLTAALTALSNHFSERTGIRTVLEADAGKDRLKTEASTALYRVAQEALNNIERHSGAREVRIKLWSTRGRMRMTVSDNGNGFEESARLARIGQQSGLGLRNMQERMAHFGGALLVRSKPEGTVLTAMLPLSANVSPENRTEAA from the coding sequence GTGAACCTTCGCCATCAGATCGTCGCTCTTGCGGTCGTGCCGCTTGTCATTGCGATCCTTACCATTACCATCTTCATCACATGGCAGGCCACGAGCCTCGCGCAGAGCAGCATCGACACGTTTGAACGCAACATGCTGAAAGCGAAGGAGACTGAGCTGCTCAACCTCACCAATCTCGCACGCTCGGCGATCGAGGAGGTCTATGCGTCGGCGGATGCGAACGACGAAGCGGCCAAGGATCGCGTGCGCAGCATCCTGACGTTACTCGACTACGGCAAAGACGGCTATTTCTTCGTCTATGACTACGATGGCAACAATGTCGTGCACCCGCGGCAGATCTTCCGGCCGGGCCACAACTGGTTGGATCTGACCGACCCTGACGGCAACCAGGTGATCGCCAACCTAATCCAGAAGGCCAAGGAAGGCGGCGGTCTGTATCAGTACAAGTGGGAGAAACCCTCATCCGGCACGATGGCCGACAAGCTCTCCTTCGCCATGGGCCTGGACAAGTGGCAGTGGATGCTCGGAACCGGCGTCTATCTCGACGACGTCTTCGCCCAAACGGCCGCAGCGAAAGCGGACCTGCGCGAAACGATCGGCCATACCTTCCTCGTGGTGGCGTTGATAGCTGTGCCAGCCGTTATGGTCGTTTTTGCCACCTGCATGCTCGTCACGCTGCGTGAACGGCGCATGGCAGACAACAAGCTCAAGGCCCTCACACAGCGCATTATCGACACCCAGGAGGAAGAGCGCGCACGCCTTGCCCGCGAATTGCACGACGGCATATCGCAAAACCTTGTCGGCGTGCGCTATGCAATCGACCTTGCCGGCAGAAAGGTCCGGAACCACGCCGATGACGCGTCCTGCGCCATCGATAAGGGCGTGGAGGCGCTCAACCTCGCCATCAAGGAGGTCCGCCGATTGTCGCACGATCTGAGGCCCCCCGCGCTGGACGACCTTGGTCTGACCGCTGCGCTGACAGCACTGAGCAACCATTTCTCCGAACGGACCGGCATCCGCACGGTACTGGAAGCCGATGCAGGCAAGGACAGGCTGAAGACCGAAGCGAGCACAGCGCTCTACAGGGTTGCCCAGGAAGCGCTGAACAACATCGAGCGCCATTCCGGCGCCCGCGAGGTGCGGATCAAACTCTGGAGTACTCGCGGCCGGATGCGTATGACGGTTTCGGATAATGGTAACGGTTTCGAAGAAAGCGCTCGCCTTGCCCGGATTGGGCAGCAGAGCGGCCTTGGCCTTCGCAACATGCAGGAGCGCATGGCGCATTTTGGCGGTGCCCTCCTCGTCCGGAGCAAGCCGGAGGGAACGGTGCTAACCGCGATGCTTCCTCTTTCGGCCAATGTCAGCCCGGAGAACCGGACGGAAGCTGCATGA
- a CDS encoding TRAP transporter small permease subunit: MSGLLSLSRVIDALNTFIGKSVSWLLLAAVLISAVNAVTRKLFSLSSNAWLEAQWYLFSAVFLIAAAYTLLSSEHVKVDLVYGHLPRRAQLWVEILGTIFFLFPFCLITIYLSWPIVVSKFLSGEVSNNTGGLLLWPVWALIPVGFGLLTLQGVSELIKRLAILRGDMPDATALADAEAQTL, encoded by the coding sequence ATGTCCGGCCTTTTGTCACTGTCGCGCGTCATCGACGCGCTCAACACGTTTATTGGAAAATCGGTGTCGTGGCTGCTGCTTGCCGCGGTGCTGATCAGTGCCGTCAACGCCGTCACGCGCAAGCTCTTCAGCCTGAGCTCCAACGCGTGGCTGGAAGCGCAGTGGTACCTGTTTTCCGCCGTCTTCCTGATCGCGGCTGCCTATACCCTGCTTAGCAGCGAACATGTGAAGGTCGACCTTGTCTACGGGCACCTGCCGCGGAGGGCCCAGCTCTGGGTCGAAATCCTCGGCACGATCTTCTTCCTGTTCCCTTTCTGCCTCATCACCATCTATCTCTCCTGGCCGATCGTGGTGTCGAAGTTCCTGAGCGGTGAGGTGTCGAACAACACCGGCGGCCTGCTTCTCTGGCCGGTCTGGGCGCTGATCCCCGTCGGCTTCGGCCTGCTGACGCTGCAGGGTGTCTCCGAGCTCATCAAGCGCTTAGCGATTTTGCGCGGCGACATGCCCGACGCAACGGCACTTGCCGACGCCGAAGCCCAGACGCTCTAA
- a CDS encoding phytochelatin synthase family protein: MPAGVSSETIQRSVTRTPDLLQRAWSLPVAWTFQHQVVWQSNASRCGPASIANTFRSIGEEETTEAAVLEDTGYCWTGFCVIGLTLDELAELTRLKTRRSVTVLRDLTADEFREHMKRSNDPSRRYIINFNREGIFAAGSGHHSPIGGYLEEEDMVFVLDVNERYKPWLVERERLFKAMDTFDGDRKRGLLLVE, encoded by the coding sequence ATGCCTGCCGGCGTTTCGAGCGAGACGATTCAGCGATCGGTGACGAGAACACCCGACCTTTTGCAACGGGCCTGGTCGCTGCCGGTCGCGTGGACCTTTCAACATCAAGTCGTCTGGCAGTCCAATGCCTCGCGATGTGGCCCGGCGAGTATCGCCAATACATTTCGTTCGATCGGCGAAGAAGAAACGACGGAAGCGGCTGTGCTCGAGGATACCGGATATTGCTGGACAGGCTTCTGTGTCATCGGTCTGACGTTGGACGAACTCGCGGAGCTTACACGTTTAAAGACCAGACGCAGCGTGACGGTGCTCCGCGACCTGACCGCAGACGAGTTTCGGGAACACATGAAGCGGTCAAACGATCCAAGTCGTCGTTACATCATCAACTTCAATCGAGAAGGCATTTTCGCCGCCGGCAGTGGCCATCACTCACCGATTGGAGGGTATCTCGAAGAAGAAGACATGGTTTTCGTTCTGGACGTCAATGAACGATACAAGCCTTGGCTTGTCGAACGCGAACGCCTATTCAAAGCCATGGACACGTTTGATGGCGACCGCAAGCGCGGTCTACTTTTGGTCGAGTAG
- a CDS encoding DUF6929 family protein codes for MIKLEKLRELDIYTCAHSRPSHLSAASGLVCVGSALYVIADDDVHLGVFPVDRLGPGHLVRLFAEILPEGTSDRKETKPDLEALARIPPCNGFAFGALFAIGSGSRPNRKKGVVLGFDAKGTITTPPTSVDLSFLLDPIATEFGQLNIEGLVIAADELRLFQRGNRRHNDNAIIRYPLSPVLDALEKERVDPLKPLAIERFDLGAIQGTPFGFTDAAALPNGDMIFSAVAENTEDAYVDGPCLGAGLGIIDGRGNVASFDCLEYPHKIEGIHAYEKGEVLELLLVTDADNPDTAAGLFSARIVR; via the coding sequence ATGATCAAACTCGAGAAGTTACGCGAACTCGACATTTACACGTGTGCCCATTCACGCCCTTCACACTTGAGCGCCGCAAGCGGACTCGTATGCGTGGGCTCTGCACTCTACGTGATCGCGGATGATGATGTGCACCTTGGCGTCTTTCCTGTCGACCGATTAGGACCAGGGCACTTAGTTCGGTTATTTGCGGAGATCTTGCCGGAAGGGACTAGCGATAGAAAAGAAACGAAACCTGACTTAGAGGCACTGGCCCGTATCCCTCCGTGCAATGGTTTTGCATTTGGAGCGCTTTTTGCTATCGGCTCAGGTTCGCGGCCTAACCGCAAGAAGGGAGTGGTGCTGGGGTTCGATGCGAAAGGCACGATCACCACTCCCCCCACTAGCGTCGACCTATCGTTCCTACTTGATCCGATCGCGACAGAATTTGGTCAGCTCAACATCGAAGGTTTGGTCATAGCCGCGGATGAGCTTCGTTTGTTTCAACGGGGCAATAGGCGCCACAACGACAACGCCATCATCCGGTACCCGCTGTCCCCGGTCCTGGACGCGCTGGAGAAAGAGCGCGTTGACCCGCTGAAGCCACTCGCTATCGAGCGTTTCGACCTCGGCGCCATCCAAGGCACTCCGTTCGGCTTCACCGATGCCGCCGCGCTGCCCAATGGAGACATGATTTTCAGCGCCGTCGCCGAGAATACAGAGGATGCATATGTCGACGGTCCGTGTCTCGGTGCTGGCCTCGGTATTATTGATGGCCGTGGCAATGTCGCCTCTTTTGATTGCCTCGAATATCCGCACAAGATCGAAGGAATCCACGCGTACGAAAAAGGCGAGGTCCTTGAGCTTCTCCTGGTGACCGATGCCGACAACCCCGATACCGCCGCCGGCCTGTTCTCGGCCCGTATCGTCCGCTAG